One segment of Lytechinus variegatus isolate NC3 chromosome 13, Lvar_3.0, whole genome shotgun sequence DNA contains the following:
- the LOC121426005 gene encoding uncharacterized protein LOC121426005 — protein sequence MASLFITAICYILIYKKIARISENVGLNNAALQRRAKNSKKVLMTFALVVASTSVCWIIMGFFLVVQYIYSLIVNKHQAQFEEHWLLNVLFDIGDMLVSMNAILNPVIIWLRLTDFRMQLRAGFERLGCRKCESQNSSQGTSDPTPPRNQSIRLYHQHHYGRHLGKMTAC from the coding sequence ATGGCATCTCTCTTCATCACGGCCATATGTTACATCCTCATCTACAAAAAGATCGCCCGGATCTCGGAAAACGTCGGACTCAATAACGCAGCGCTTCAGCGACGTGCGAAAAACAGCAAGAAAGTACTCATGACCTTTGCCCTAGTGGTCGCAAGCACTAGTGTGTGCTGGATCATCATGGGCTTCTTTCTTGTGGTTCAGTACATCTACTCTCTCATCGTAAACAAGCATCAGGCTCAGTTCGAAGAACATTGGCTCTTGAATGTACTTTTCGATATTGGCGACATGTTGGTAAGCATGAACGCCATACTTAACCCGGTCATAATCTGGTTGCGTCTTACAGATTTCAGAATGCAGCTACGCGCTGGCTTTGAGAGACTAGGGTGTCGAAAGTGTGAATCCCAGAACTCGTCACAAGGGACATCGGATCCGACACCCCCGCGTAACCAATCGATCCGTCTCTACCATCAACATCACTATGGACGACATCTAGGAAAAATGACTGCATGTTGA